The Candidatus Deferrimicrobium sp. nucleotide sequence CCAGGAAACGGTGAAGGAGAAGGTATTCGGCAGGGATCGTGGCATCCGCTTCCAGGTCGAAGACCCAGTATCCGTCCGGATTACGGATGGAGAGAAAGCGAGCCAGTTCCTCCCTGATCGCATCGTCCAGCAGCTCGGCGGCCGGCATCGTCACGTTTTGCAAGTTATTCATCCGTAGGTCAGCGGTACTTCTTCCGGCGGAACAGGTCCGTTTTCACCGAAACGACGCGATCGAGGAAGAGGATCCCGTCCAGGTGGTCCAGCTCGTGCTGGATCGCCACCGCCTCGAACCCGATCGACTCGATGATCTTCCGCTCGCCGTCGCGATTGAGGGCGTCCACGAGCACCCACTGGGCGCGCTGGACGTTGGCGGTATAGTCCGGGACGCTCATGCACCCCTCGCGGACGACCTGCTTCCCACCCATCGCCAGGATCTCGGGGTTGAGAAGGACCAGCAGCCCGTGATTCTCCTCCTGGCTCCCGCGCCGGTGCGCGGAAACGTCGACGATCACGATGCGCCGCTGCATCCCGACCTGGGGGGCGGCGATCCCCACGCCCCCGGGGGAGCACCGCATCGTCTCCAGCAGGTCGTCGATGAACGCGGACACCTCGGCGGTCACCCCCTCGACGGGGGCGGCCTTCTCCTTCAGGACGGGGTCGGGAAAAATGCGGATGGGGAGTACGGCCATGGAAGATCCCGTTTATAACTCCAGCGATTCGATCGGGCGCACGGAGATGGTGACGGAGAGCTCCTTTCGGATCTTGTCGAACTCCCGCTCGAGTTCCTTCATGTCGACGCTCTCGGGGATGTCCACCTCGAGGACCATCATGTAGACGGGGCGGTCCTTGGCGCCGACCACCTGCGTGTTCAGGTCCGTCACGTTCACCTGGAGCCGCGCCAGTTCCCTCGCCACCGAGTAGACGATTCCCGGCCGGTCCGCGCCGTACACCGAGATGATGTGCGGCCTCCCCTCGAACCCCTTTTCCCGGGAGATTTCCTCGTCCTTCAGCGTGTGCAGGGAGATCGTGAGTCCCATGTTTTTCCGCACTGGGTCGAAGAAGGGGTCGATCTCCGCGGCGAGGGATAGTTTCGGGTGCGCGATCACGAGGATCATCGCGAACTGCCCGGAGAGGATCGTGCAGGTGGAGTCCTCGATGTTGCAGCCGAGCTCGAAGAGGACGCGGCTCACCTCCGCGACGATTCCCGGCCGGTCCCTGCCCACCACGCTCAGCGCGAACTGTCCCATCCCCGCGGCCCCCCTTCGTCGTAAGGATGCAATGCCCGTCATGATACCACGCCCCCCGAAGGCGAGGAGCGAGGGCGGCAACCCCGATCAGTGCGATAGGATGGAGAAGAGACTCTCCGCGGACACGATCCGGATCCGCTTCCCGCGGACGTCGATCAGGCCGTCGTCCTGCAATTTCTTGAGCGTCCGGGAGAAGGTCTCCGGAACGGTCCCCAGCCGGGAGGCGAGCACGTTCTTCCCGATCGGCAATTCGATCTCCGCCCCGTCCTTCGGAGGAATGCCGCGCGTCTTGAGCTCCTCCGAAAGGTAGAAGATCAGGCGCGTCTCCACGTCCCTCAAGGAAAGGCTTTCCGCGAGATCGGTCATCCGCTTGAGCCAGCGGGAGAGGGACGCCAGCATCCGGATGGCCACGGCCGGACGCCGCTCGAGGAGCTCGAGGAACGGGCGCTTCGGCAGGAACAGCAGATCCGAGTCGTCGAGCGCCTCGGCGTGCGCGGGATAGACCCCCCCCTCGAAGATCACCGCCTCGGCGAACGTCTGCCCCGCTTCCAGGACGTGAAGAATCTGCTCCTTCCCCTCCCCGGAGAGCTTGAACACCTTCACCTTGCCGGAGGCGACGATGAAGAATCCCTCGGCGCGGTCCCCCTCCCGGAAGACCGCCTCTTTCCTCCCGAAACGCCGGGGCACGGCAAGATCGGCGACCCGCCGGAGATCGTCGTCGGGCAAGGTCGCGAACAGGGGCGTCTTCCGGAGCACGTCCATCGGTTTGGGGGTCATGGTACCATTCTGATGGATCGGCGAGCCGAGTCAAGGCGCGATTTTCGCAGGCGGACCCGATTCCCGGAGGAGGTGGGAAGGATGGCGAAGGTGGGTTTTGTCGGGCTGGGAACCATGGGCGAGCCGATGTGCCGGAACCTCCTGGCGAAGGGCCACGCCGTCACGGTGTTCAACCGGACACCGGCGAAGATGGGATCGCTGGTCGCCGCGGGGGCGAACGCCGCGACGTCGCTCCCGGACCTCGTCCTCCGCTCCGACGTCATCATCACGATGGTCTCCGACCCCGCTGCCGTGCGCGACGTCGTCACCGCCAAAAGCGGCGGCTTCCTCGGCGCCTTGTCCCCTGGGAAAACGTACATCGACATGACGACCGTCTCTCCCGAAGCGTCGCGCGAGATCGCGCGCATGGTCCGCGACACCGGCGCCGACTTTCTCGAAGCGCCCGTGCTGGGGAGCAGGAAACCCGCCACGGAGGGGACGCTGGTGATCCTCACCGGAGGCGACGCCGGGCTCTCCCGCCGGATGGAGCCCCTCCTTCTCGCCATGGGGAGCCGGGTGATCCACATGGGCGACACGGGGATGGCCGCCCACATGAAGCTCATCATCAACCAGATCATGGGAACGATCCTGTGCGTCTTCGCGGAAGGTGCGCTCGTCGGGATGCAGGCGGGGCTCTCCGCGGAGAAGATCCTCGCCGTGTTGCAGGACTCGGTCGTGGCGTGCCCGGCGATCCAGCTGAAAGGGCCGGACATGCTCGGGGAGCGGGTCTTCACCCCGAACTTTCCGCTGAAGCACGCGCACAAGGACCTGCGGCTGGCCGTGGAGACGGCGAAGGTGATGGGGATCCCGACGCCGGTGACGAAAGCCGCGTGCGACCTGTTCGGCGCGGCGAGGGACAAGGGATTCGGCAACCGGGACATCTCCGCCGTCGTTCGCGCATTGACCGACCAGTAGCGCCTTTACGGGTGCGTCTCTACGGCAGGGCCCCCGAGTGCGACCCGCGTGAGAGGTACGCGCGCCGGAGTCCCGACTGGAGCCTCTGGTTCCCGGGATCGATCCCCACCGCCGTCCGGTACTCGCGGATCCCCTCGTCGAGCCGCCCGCAGCTGCAGTAGGCGGCCGCAAGGTTCCCCCGCGAGGCGGCGTTCCACGGTTCGAGCTCCACGGCCCGACGGGCCTCCGCGATCGCCTCCTCGTACAGCCCCTTCCTGGCCAGGAGGATGCTCAGGTTGTCCCGGGCGGCCGCCATCTCCGGGTCGAGGTCCAACGCCCGACGATACATCCCGGCCGCCTCGTCGAGACGTCCCAGCTTCTGCAGGGAGACCCCCGCGTTGTAATGCGCGTCGGGCAACCCCGGGTAAAGGCGCCCCGCCTCGTCGTACAACCGGAGCGCTTCCTCCTCCCGCCCATTCCGGGAGTACCCGGCCCCCAGCGTCTTCAGGAAGACACCGAGCATCTCGGCGGTGGCAAGGGATCGGAGATACGGCCTGGAAGGCGAGATCCGGAACTCCCGCCGGTACCGGTCGTCCGGCCAGGAGTCGCCGCCCTCCGCGAATTCCACGTTCACGCGGACGCCGTTCCCCTCGTACCGGACGAAGCAGTGGGACGGGACGTACACCCCGTGGAAAGGGATGCCGAGACGATCCGCGAGGGAGAGGTAGAGCAACGACAGCCCGAGGCAGTTCCCCTGCCTGCGGGTAAGGACGGATTCGAGGAGATAGTTCCCCGGGTCCGCCGACGACTTGTCGTAGGTGAACCGTTCCTCGACCAGGAGGACGCGATGGAAGGCGCTGACGACTTGCCCCCCGTCGGTGACGCCGGCCACCATGGGGCGCAGCCGGTCCGCGAGCCGGTTCATCTCCCGTTCCGGCAGCCACGGATCGACCGGTAAACCGAGAAGGTCCCGGCTCCCCCGGGAGGAATGGCGAAGGATGGCGGAGAAAAAGGAAGACTCCCGCGCGGGGGCGGCCGATAGACCCGGGGGAGTCCCGGCGGCGGCGTACGTGCCTCCGATGCACGACAACAAGATCAACCCGAGAAATGCGGCAACGGACCGACGATTCACCCACCCACCTCCCTGGGGCGCTACCTTGGACGTTCTATTTTTTTATTATACCCGTATACCCGTACTACCCGTATAGAAAACGGCGCCGGGTGCGAATCGCACCCGGCGCCGTTAACTACCAACCGTGCGCTGCGTTTTCGCCGGGTTACGGGCCCCCGGGCCAAAACGTCGGATCACTGCCTTCCGAGCAGCAGGTCGGGACGGACGGAATGAACGACGGGTCCTGCAACGCAGGGCCCGGCACCGCCCCGGTCTCCATCGGCTCCCGGATCTCTCCCGCTTCCTGGTGGTCTATGCCCTGCTCCGGCTGGGACGAAACGGAAGAATCGGCCGGTCCGTTATAGTCCGATCCGTAATAGTCCATCCCCGCCAAGGCGGCGACCGCCATGGTTCCCATCAATACTGCGACTGCCAGTGCATATAATGCGCTCTTCCCGGTCATCGCCATACCCTCCCCTACGGTCCGTGGGTTATATCTCTCCTCCCGACCCGCTCTACTGGAAATGAGATGGTGGGCCGCAGGGGGGAGATGCGCGCCGGAAACATTTCCCGGGGTGTCACTCTTGTGATATCCCTCGTTCCGTTCGATAAATCATTCTTCGGGCTCTTTGCTTCGCACGGGCACCAGCAACAGCGGAACAACGGAGCGACTGGTCACATTCGGCGTGGCGCTCCCCGACCAGAAGGCGTCCATTCCGGTCTTCCCATGGGTTCCCAGAACGATCAGATCGGCCTTCATCCGTTCAGCGGCGGCGATGATGACCGTGGGGGGATCCCCACGACGAACCTCGGACGTCACTGTGAAACCCGCCGCCCGTAAAGCCGTTACGTGGTGGCCGAGATATTTTTCCGCATCCTCCGCCGCCAGATCGAGCAAGGCACGTGTTGCGCCGGGCAACAGCTTCGCGGGAGTGGCCTCCTCCCCGGATAACGTGTCGGTTGTGTGAACCGCCATAACGAGACCCAATTCCGCTCCATAGATTTTCGCCAGACCTGCCGCGACCTTCACCCCCTCTTCATGGTCGGGATTGCCGTCCAATGCCACCAGGATCCGGCGGCATGAAAAGGAGGGCGAGTCCCCGGTTGCGGCAGGCGGTACGAGCAGGACCGGCGTCGTGCCGAGTCCGACCACCTGCTGGGCGATTCTGCCGAACATGAAGCCGCGCAGACCTCCGCGGCCATGGGTGCACATCACGATCAGGTCGGGACCCAATTCCCCCACATGCTCGGCGATGCTGCGCGCCACATCGTTCACTTCGTTGGTGTGGACATGCCGTTCCACGGAGATATCGGCGGGAAGGGCGCGTGCGGCAACCTCGTCCAGGTAGTCGCGAGCCTCATCGGGGCCCGTCAGGTGGCGCTCCCCATGGATATCCTGCGGCGCGCCGCTTTCTATCACATGGAACAGGGTCACCACCGCTCCCATCGCTCTTGCAAGGGAAACAGCGGTCGCCAGAGATACCTCCGCCATGCGGGATCCGTCCAGGGGAACCAACAGATGTTTGAACATTTTCCTACCCCGCTATAAACACCTGATAAAGCAGATACGCATTCAAGGCGATGATCAGGATTGCCACAAGACCGGTAATTGCCGTGGTGGCAGCGTTGTTCACCAGTATTCCCATCACGGATTTGCTTCTTGTGAACATGAACAGAGGGATAATGGCGAACGGCAGGCCGAAACTGAGGACCACCTGGCTGATCACCAGGGTGTGCGTCGGGTCCAGTCCGATCGAAATCACGACCAGGGATGGAACAATCGTGACCATGCGGCGGATCCAGACAGGGATTCGTCTTTTCAGGAAACCCTGCATCATCACTTGTCCGGCCATGGTTCCCACGGCGGAGGAAGACAGGCCGGAGGCCAGCAGCGAAACCGCAAAGATCCAGCTTGATCCCTTGCCCAGCAATGGTTCCAGGGTGCGATGCGCCGTCTCCAGAGACCCGACCTCGGTCAGCCCGTGCTTGAAGAACGTCGTTGCCGCCATGATCAGCATTGCCATATTGATCAGGCTTGCCAGTCCCATGGCGACGGCCACATCCACCAACTCATAGCGGAACAGTCTGCGTAGCTGGACCGGATCCTTGACCATAACGCGGCCTTGTGTGAGGGCGGAATGCAGATAGATGGCATGGGGCATGACGGTTGCGCCCAGGATCCCCGTCGCGAGCAGGACGCTCTCCGCTCCGGAAAATTGCGGCACGACCGAGTGGTACAGCACATTGCCCCAGTCCGGCTTGTCCAGCACGGTTTCGATCAGATAGCTGACCGAGACGATGCCGACCAATGCCGTAATGACCGCCTCGATCGGACGGAAGCCGTATCGCTCAAGACCCAGGATGAGGAAGGTGGCGATGGCGGTCATGATCCCGGCCAGCCAGAGGGGAATGCCGAACAACAGGTTAAAGCCCACTGCCGCGCCCAGGAATTCGGCCAGATCCGTCGCCATGGCCACAATCTCCATCAACCCCCACATTGCAAAAACGACGGGGCGCGAGAAGCGCCTGCGGCAATGTTCGGCCAGATTCAATCCCGTCGCGATGCCGAGCTTGGCCGACAGGGCCTGCAGCAGCATCGCCATCAAGTTGCTGGCGACGATGACCCAGAGGAGGGTGTATCCGAACTTCGCCCCTCCCTGGATGTTGGTGGCGAAGTTGCCGGGATCGATGTAGGCGACACTGGCGATGAACGCCGGTCCCATAAAGGGGAGAAGGCGGGATAAGCGCCCCTTCGGGCTGCGATCGGCCAGGACCTCCAGGGCCTCCTCGGTCGTCCCGCCGCTCACGGTCCGCTTGCTGG carries:
- the def gene encoding peptide deformylase translates to MAVLPIRIFPDPVLKEKAAPVEGVTAEVSAFIDDLLETMRCSPGGVGIAAPQVGMQRRIVIVDVSAHRRGSQEENHGLLVLLNPEILAMGGKQVVREGCMSVPDYTANVQRAQWVLVDALNRDGERKIIESIGFEAVAIQHELDHLDGILFLDRVVSVKTDLFRRKKYR
- a CDS encoding glycine cleavage system protein R; the protein is MGQFALSVVGRDRPGIVAEVSRVLFELGCNIEDSTCTILSGQFAMILVIAHPKLSLAAEIDPFFDPVRKNMGLTISLHTLKDEEISREKGFEGRPHIISVYGADRPGIVYSVARELARLQVNVTDLNTQVVGAKDRPVYMMVLEVDIPESVDMKELEREFDKIRKELSVTISVRPIESLEL
- a CDS encoding Crp/Fnr family transcriptional regulator, whose translation is MTPKPMDVLRKTPLFATLPDDDLRRVADLAVPRRFGRKEAVFREGDRAEGFFIVASGKVKVFKLSGEGKEQILHVLEAGQTFAEAVIFEGGVYPAHAEALDDSDLLFLPKRPFLELLERRPAVAIRMLASLSRWLKRMTDLAESLSLRDVETRLIFYLSEELKTRGIPPKDGAEIELPIGKNVLASRLGTVPETFSRTLKKLQDDGLIDVRGKRIRIVSAESLFSILSH
- a CDS encoding NAD(P)-dependent oxidoreductase, producing MAKVGFVGLGTMGEPMCRNLLAKGHAVTVFNRTPAKMGSLVAAGANAATSLPDLVLRSDVIITMVSDPAAVRDVVTAKSGGFLGALSPGKTYIDMTTVSPEASREIARMVRDTGADFLEAPVLGSRKPATEGTLVILTGGDAGLSRRMEPLLLAMGSRVIHMGDTGMAAHMKLIINQIMGTILCVFAEGALVGMQAGLSAEKILAVLQDSVVACPAIQLKGPDMLGERVFTPNFPLKHAHKDLRLAVETAKVMGIPTPVTKAACDLFGAARDKGFGNRDISAVVRALTDQ
- a CDS encoding tetratricopeptide repeat protein, with product MNRRSVAAFLGLILLSCIGGTYAAAGTPPGLSAAPARESSFFSAILRHSSRGSRDLLGLPVDPWLPEREMNRLADRLRPMVAGVTDGGQVVSAFHRVLLVEERFTYDKSSADPGNYLLESVLTRRQGNCLGLSLLYLSLADRLGIPFHGVYVPSHCFVRYEGNGVRVNVEFAEGGDSWPDDRYRREFRISPSRPYLRSLATAEMLGVFLKTLGAGYSRNGREEEALRLYDEAGRLYPGLPDAHYNAGVSLQKLGRLDEAAGMYRRALDLDPEMAAARDNLSILLARKGLYEEAIAEARRAVELEPWNAASRGNLAAAYCSCGRLDEGIREYRTAVGIDPGNQRLQSGLRRAYLSRGSHSGALP
- a CDS encoding universal stress protein codes for the protein MFKHLLVPLDGSRMAEVSLATAVSLARAMGAVVTLFHVIESGAPQDIHGERHLTGPDEARDYLDEVAARALPADISVERHVHTNEVNDVARSIAEHVGELGPDLIVMCTHGRGGLRGFMFGRIAQQVVGLGTTPVLLVPPAATGDSPSFSCRRILVALDGNPDHEEGVKVAAGLAKIYGAELGLVMAVHTTDTLSGEEATPAKLLPGATRALLDLAAEDAEKYLGHHVTALRAAGFTVTSEVRRGDPPTVIIAAAERMKADLIVLGTHGKTGMDAFWSGSATPNVTSRSVVPLLLVPVRSKEPEE
- a CDS encoding Nramp family divalent metal transporter, producing the protein MTDGNSSKRTVSGGTTEEALEVLADRSPKGRLSRLLPFMGPAFIASVAYIDPGNFATNIQGGAKFGYTLLWVIVASNLMAMLLQALSAKLGIATGLNLAEHCRRRFSRPVVFAMWGLMEIVAMATDLAEFLGAAVGFNLLFGIPLWLAGIMTAIATFLILGLERYGFRPIEAVITALVGIVSVSYLIETVLDKPDWGNVLYHSVVPQFSGAESVLLATGILGATVMPHAIYLHSALTQGRVMVKDPVQLRRLFRYELVDVAVAMGLASLINMAMLIMAATTFFKHGLTEVGSLETAHRTLEPLLGKGSSWIFAVSLLASGLSSSAVGTMAGQVMMQGFLKRRIPVWIRRMVTIVPSLVVISIGLDPTHTLVISQVVLSFGLPFAIIPLFMFTRSKSVMGILVNNAATTAITGLVAILIIALNAYLLYQVFIAG